In Bradyrhizobium lablabi, one DNA window encodes the following:
- a CDS encoding MarR family winged helix-turn-helix transcriptional regulator, giving the protein MKRKPSTEATAAWIRLMRVQSRVLDAVEQELKKAGFPPLAWYDALLELSRAPTGEMRPVELEKQMLIPQYSTSRLIDRLVDEGLAARRECKIDKRGQFVEITEAGRELQKKMWNAYSAAIEKHVGSKLSDADAIKLCGLLDRLGCSCGEAQMAAARDGAPAR; this is encoded by the coding sequence ATGAAACGCAAACCATCGACCGAGGCGACCGCCGCCTGGATTCGCCTGATGCGGGTCCAGAGCCGGGTGCTGGACGCCGTCGAGCAGGAGCTGAAGAAAGCCGGTTTCCCGCCGCTGGCCTGGTACGACGCGCTGCTGGAGCTTTCGCGCGCGCCGACCGGAGAGATGCGCCCGGTGGAGCTGGAAAAGCAGATGCTGATCCCGCAATATTCGACCTCGCGGCTGATCGACCGGCTGGTCGACGAGGGCCTCGCCGCGCGGCGCGAATGCAAGATCGACAAGCGCGGCCAGTTCGTCGAGATCACGGAAGCCGGGCGCGAATTGCAGAAGAAGATGTGGAACGCCTATTCGGCCGCGATCGAAAAGCATGTCGGCTCGAAACTGTCCGATGCGGATGCTATAAAGCTCTGCGGTCTGCTCGACCGGCTGGGCTGCTCGTGCGGCGAGGCGCAAATGGCAGCCGCAAGAGACGGCGCGCCCGCACGATGA
- the gstA gene encoding glutathione transferase GstA, translated as MKLYYSPGACSLSPHIALLEAGLPYDLVKVDLKAKKLENGDDYLKVNPKGQVPALALDSGELVTEGPVIVQMIADKAASKNLAPARDSAERYKLLEWLNFITSEVHKNFGPLFSPVLADDAKAFFKDRVMGKFKYIDSQLAGRDYLMGKQFTVADGYLFTMLAWADRMKFDLSAMPNLLAYKTRVGARPMVQEALTKEGLMKAA; from the coding sequence ATGAAACTGTATTATTCGCCGGGAGCCTGCTCGCTCTCCCCCCACATCGCGCTGCTGGAAGCAGGTCTGCCCTACGACCTGGTCAAGGTCGATCTCAAGGCCAAGAAGCTCGAGAACGGCGACGACTACCTGAAGGTCAATCCCAAGGGCCAGGTGCCAGCGCTCGCCCTCGACAGCGGCGAATTGGTGACCGAAGGCCCGGTCATCGTGCAGATGATCGCCGACAAGGCGGCCTCCAAGAACCTCGCACCCGCCCGCGACAGCGCCGAGCGCTACAAGCTGCTGGAGTGGCTGAACTTCATCACCTCGGAAGTGCACAAGAATTTCGGCCCGCTGTTCTCGCCGGTGCTGGCGGACGACGCCAAGGCCTTTTTCAAGGACCGGGTGATGGGCAAGTTCAAATATATCGACAGCCAGCTTGCCGGCCGGGATTATCTGATGGGCAAGCAGTTCACCGTCGCCGACGGCTATCTGTTCACGATGCTGGCCTGGGCCGACCGGATGAAATTTGACCTGTCGGCAATGCCGAACCTGCTGGCCTACAAGACCCGCGTCGGCGCGCGCCCGATGGTCCAGGAAGCGCTGACCAAGGAAGGCCTGATGAAGGCGGCGTGA